Proteins encoded in a region of the Streptomyces sp. PCS3-D2 genome:
- a CDS encoding 2-aminoethylphosphonate ABC transporter substrate-binding protein, producing the protein MPRTLVLRACAAVTGSLALTVSLTACGGSSTAGPAESGETEKVVTVYSADGLKGEKGDGWYDRVFADFTKKTGIEVKYVEGGSGEMVQRAVREKTNTQADVLITLPPFIQQADGKGLLQPYVPRGADKVNGADKSTDGKWTSVVNNYFGFVYNKKELAEAPRTWEELLDARYKDKLQYSTPGVAGDGTAVLIKSMHDFGGKEPAMEYLKKLQANNVGPSSSTSKLAPKTDKGELLVANGDVQMNFAQSKSMPNLGIWFPAKEGGRPTTFALPYAAGLVAKAPHSENGRKLLDHLLGEEAQRLVSEVGGGFPARSDVKPTDANAVELTRLMTGVEIFEPDWADIDKNLTDYVDAWKSATGS; encoded by the coding sequence GCCGCGGTCACCGGCAGCCTCGCCCTCACCGTCTCACTCACCGCCTGCGGCGGCTCCTCCACGGCCGGCCCCGCCGAGTCCGGGGAGACCGAGAAGGTCGTCACCGTCTACAGCGCCGACGGCCTCAAGGGCGAGAAGGGCGACGGCTGGTACGACCGGGTCTTCGCCGACTTCACCAAGAAGACCGGCATCGAGGTCAAGTACGTCGAGGGCGGCTCGGGTGAGATGGTGCAGCGCGCCGTCCGCGAGAAGACCAACACCCAGGCCGACGTGCTGATCACCCTGCCGCCCTTCATCCAGCAGGCCGACGGCAAGGGCCTGCTCCAGCCCTATGTGCCCCGGGGCGCCGACAAGGTCAACGGCGCGGACAAGTCCACCGACGGCAAGTGGACCTCGGTCGTCAACAACTACTTCGGCTTCGTCTACAACAAGAAGGAGCTCGCCGAGGCCCCCAGGACCTGGGAGGAGCTGCTGGACGCCCGCTACAAGGACAAGCTCCAGTACTCCACGCCGGGCGTCGCGGGCGACGGCACCGCCGTCCTCATCAAGTCGATGCACGACTTCGGCGGCAAGGAGCCGGCGATGGAGTACCTGAAGAAGCTCCAGGCCAACAACGTCGGCCCGTCCTCCTCCACCAGCAAGCTCGCGCCCAAGACCGACAAGGGCGAGCTGCTCGTGGCCAACGGCGACGTCCAGATGAACTTCGCGCAGTCCAAGTCCATGCCGAACCTGGGCATATGGTTCCCCGCGAAGGAGGGCGGCAGGCCCACCACCTTCGCCCTGCCGTACGCGGCGGGCCTGGTCGCCAAGGCCCCGCACTCCGAGAACGGCAGGAAGCTCCTCGACCACCTGCTCGGCGAGGAGGCCCAGCGGCTGGTCAGCGAGGTGGGCGGCGGCTTCCCGGCCCGCAGCGACGTCAAGCCGACCGACGCCAACGCCGTCGAACTCACCAGGCTCATGACGGGTGTCGAGATCTTCGAGCCGGACTGGGCGGACATCGACAAGAACCTCACCGACTACGTGGACGCGTGGAAGTCGGCAACCGGAAGCTGA
- a CDS encoding alkaline phosphatase family protein, translating into MSPAVPAVPAGRTLAVAATATALIAAALGAPTATAAAAGTSDKVLVIGVDGAVLDRVKAADAPHLQGLMAQGLTARSTLYASPMAATSSGPGWSTIATGVWPDKHGVKDNSFIGKNYAAHPDFLTRIENAKPALNTYAAADWEPITSTDQNGPIFSAKVDKRLSLKGDRDGYRKEDPKVAAAAATELRTQNPDAAFVYLGEIDAAGHSHGAASQQYLDAVARVDALVGQLLAAVENRPTYGRENWKILVTTDHGHTSSGGHGGSTLAERGTFVIAKGAGIPAGSVRDDVKLADVAATALAQVGVSAPGIDGVPLGSPDADPFDTVRPALQARVDETGIPAGVKGFTHTPPAGWSVDNSKMGTGGVSEWAGWAFATDEFWTQSQRDQWRELNVRSRDVFAVADSDEWDDKAHTGTFDSTLVTPKWPVTGGSTRTLTFQTHYRHEAGQTAQVLVSYNGAAPTVVKTYTADAVAKTESLALQVPTGATDVQVRFRYSGDNNWFWTVDDVRLG; encoded by the coding sequence GTGTCTCCTGCCGTCCCCGCCGTCCCTGCCGGACGCACCCTCGCCGTGGCCGCCACCGCCACCGCCCTGATCGCCGCCGCCCTCGGCGCCCCCACCGCCACCGCCGCCGCGGCCGGCACCAGCGACAAGGTCCTCGTCATCGGCGTCGACGGCGCGGTCCTCGACCGCGTCAAGGCCGCCGACGCCCCGCACCTGCAGGGCCTGATGGCCCAGGGGCTGACCGCCCGCAGCACCCTCTACGCGAGTCCGATGGCCGCCACCTCCTCGGGCCCCGGCTGGTCCACCATCGCCACCGGCGTCTGGCCCGACAAGCACGGGGTGAAGGACAACTCCTTCATCGGCAAGAACTACGCCGCCCACCCCGACTTCCTCACTCGCATCGAGAACGCCAAGCCGGCGCTCAACACGTACGCGGCCGCGGACTGGGAACCCATCACCTCCACCGACCAGAACGGCCCGATCTTCTCCGCCAAGGTCGACAAGCGCCTCTCCCTCAAGGGCGACCGCGACGGCTACCGCAAGGAGGACCCGAAGGTGGCCGCCGCGGCCGCCACGGAACTGCGCACCCAGAACCCGGACGCCGCCTTCGTCTACCTCGGCGAGATCGACGCCGCCGGCCACTCCCACGGCGCCGCCAGCCAGCAGTACCTCGACGCCGTCGCCCGCGTCGACGCCCTGGTCGGCCAGCTCCTCGCCGCCGTAGAGAACCGCCCGACGTACGGTCGGGAGAACTGGAAGATCCTGGTCACCACCGACCACGGCCACACCTCCTCGGGCGGCCACGGCGGCTCCACTCTCGCCGAACGCGGCACCTTCGTGATCGCCAAGGGCGCCGGGATCCCCGCCGGTTCGGTCCGCGACGACGTCAAGCTGGCCGACGTGGCCGCGACCGCCCTCGCCCAGGTCGGCGTCAGCGCCCCCGGCATCGACGGCGTCCCGCTGGGCTCCCCGGACGCCGACCCCTTCGACACCGTGCGCCCCGCCCTCCAGGCCCGGGTGGACGAGACGGGCATCCCGGCCGGAGTGAAGGGCTTCACGCACACCCCGCCCGCCGGCTGGTCCGTCGACAACTCGAAGATGGGCACGGGCGGTGTCAGCGAGTGGGCCGGCTGGGCCTTCGCGACCGACGAGTTCTGGACCCAGTCGCAGCGCGACCAGTGGCGCGAGCTGAACGTCCGCTCCCGTGACGTCTTCGCCGTCGCCGACTCCGACGAGTGGGACGACAAGGCCCACACCGGCACCTTCGACTCCACCCTCGTCACCCCCAAGTGGCCGGTCACGGGCGGCAGTACACGCACCCTCACCTTCCAGACGCACTACCGCCACGAGGCGGGCCAGACCGCCCAGGTCCTCGTCTCGTACAACGGCGCCGCCCCGACGGTGGTGAAGACCTACACCGCCGATGCCGTCGCCAAGACCGAGTCCCTCGCCCTCCAGGTCCCGACCGGAGCCACCGACGTCCAGGTCCGATTCCGTTACAGCGGCGACAACAACTGGTTCTGGACCGTCGACGACGTCCGGCTGGGCTGA
- a CDS encoding HAD-IIA family hydrolase, which translates to MAERKPIESWLTDMDGVLIHEGTPIPGADAFIKRLRESGKPFLVLTNNSIYTPRDLQARLARMGLDVPVENIWTSALATAKFLDDQRPGGTAYVIGEAGLTTALHDIGYVLTDHEPDYVVLGETRTYSFEAMTKAVRLINAGARFICTNPDETGPSTEGPLPATGAVAALITKATGKQPYFAGKPNPLMMRTGLNAIGAHSETSAMIGDRMDTDVLAGLEAGMRTFLVLTGLTSEQDTEKFPYRPTETVASIADLVDLV; encoded by the coding sequence GTGGCAGAGCGCAAGCCGATCGAATCGTGGCTCACCGACATGGACGGGGTCCTCATCCACGAGGGCACGCCGATCCCGGGCGCCGATGCCTTCATCAAGCGGCTGCGCGAGTCGGGCAAGCCCTTCCTGGTGCTGACCAACAACTCCATCTACACCCCGCGCGACCTCCAGGCCCGCCTCGCCCGCATGGGTCTGGACGTCCCCGTCGAGAACATCTGGACCTCCGCCCTGGCCACCGCGAAGTTCCTCGACGACCAGCGCCCCGGCGGCACGGCCTACGTCATCGGCGAGGCCGGTCTGACGACCGCCCTGCACGACATCGGCTACGTCCTCACCGACCACGAGCCCGACTACGTGGTGCTGGGCGAGACCCGCACCTACAGCTTCGAGGCCATGACCAAGGCGGTCCGCCTGATCAACGCCGGGGCGCGCTTCATCTGCACCAACCCCGACGAGACCGGTCCCTCCACCGAGGGCCCGCTCCCCGCCACCGGCGCCGTCGCCGCGCTGATCACCAAGGCGACCGGCAAGCAGCCGTACTTCGCGGGCAAGCCGAACCCGCTGATGATGCGCACCGGCTTGAACGCCATCGGCGCGCACTCGGAGACCAGCGCGATGATCGGCGACCGGATGGACACCGACGTGCTCGCCGGTCTGGAGGCCGGCATGCGGACCTTCCTGGTACTGACCGGGCTGACCAGTGAACAGGACACCGAGAAGTTCCCCTACCGCCCGACCGAGACGGTCGCCTCGATCGCGGACCTGGTCGACCTGGTCTGA
- a CDS encoding class F sortase: protein MGEEWRTDEAKASAGGRLLTFAAWSVLVLGLWLWGRELTVPPAPLAGQGGGGLSAGLPAAHAPVAGSLPQRVDVPSMGIQAPVVSRGLDKDGAIDPPPYDSPGTVGWWGQGVQPGAVGTALMVGHVDTRSKPAVFYGLSTAKPGDKVRVVRADGSVAEFTIEDVRVYERAAFDAHRAYGPRVPGRAELRLVTCGGTYDKTAKEYTANVVVSAYLTGVGVRSGTSV, encoded by the coding sequence GTGGGCGAGGAGTGGCGGACGGACGAGGCCAAGGCTTCCGCCGGGGGTCGGTTGCTGACCTTCGCGGCCTGGTCGGTGCTGGTGCTGGGCCTGTGGCTGTGGGGCCGTGAGCTGACCGTGCCGCCGGCCCCGCTCGCCGGGCAGGGCGGCGGAGGATTGAGCGCGGGGCTGCCGGCCGCGCACGCCCCCGTCGCGGGATCGCTGCCGCAGCGCGTCGACGTGCCGTCCATGGGGATCCAGGCCCCGGTGGTCTCCCGGGGTCTGGACAAGGACGGTGCGATCGATCCGCCGCCGTACGACAGCCCCGGCACGGTGGGCTGGTGGGGGCAGGGCGTCCAGCCGGGGGCGGTGGGGACGGCACTGATGGTGGGACACGTCGACACGCGGTCCAAGCCGGCGGTCTTCTACGGCCTGAGCACGGCGAAGCCGGGTGACAAGGTGCGCGTGGTGCGGGCGGACGGCTCCGTCGCCGAGTTCACGATCGAGGACGTACGGGTCTACGAGCGTGCTGCCTTCGACGCGCACAGGGCGTACGGCCCACGGGTGCCGGGCCGTGCGGAACTGCGGCTGGTGACCTGCGGGGGGACGTACGACAAGACGGCCAAGGAGTACACGGCGAACGTGGTGGTCTCCGCCTATCTCACCGGCGTGGGAGTCCGCTCCGGCACGTCGGTCTAG
- a CDS encoding peptidoglycan-binding protein, protein MPMPAFEEYEPAGDCVCRGCAQRRRDLARAGAIPLRDGGHPAARGARRALVVATAAGVVLGGGGGTAVALSAPATGPVALDDPGSPQGGRAPLHGPKGMPGNPGAPARPGAVKRIDRTTIINRAKLWLDARVPYSMSAYWSDGYRQDCSGYVSMAWNLGSNEWTGSLDTFATKITKEELLPGDMLLFHNPADPNNGSHVVLFGGWVDETRTHYVAYEQTRPTTRKQATPYGYWANAAKYVPYRFNGVTGGIVPEAPGTVPAPEAPAAGPKPGDPARTFPGADTFGPGAVNDHVAQLGRMLIERGAYRFYPKGVADRTWSDHDRLATQAFQRAQGWTGADADGVPGAHTWRLLVDKQGKNIPPTVGAAPGPGGVRAYPGAAVFRPGQSHPAIEALGRQLVKKGFGRYYTSGPGPRWGEADRRNVEAFQRAQGWRGAAADGYPGPETWRRLFA, encoded by the coding sequence ATGCCCATGCCCGCTTTCGAGGAGTACGAGCCCGCGGGCGACTGCGTGTGCCGGGGCTGCGCCCAGCGCCGCCGGGACCTCGCCCGCGCCGGAGCCATACCGCTTCGGGACGGCGGCCACCCCGCCGCGCGCGGCGCGCGGCGGGCGCTGGTCGTGGCCACCGCAGCCGGAGTGGTCCTCGGCGGTGGCGGCGGCACCGCGGTGGCCCTGAGCGCACCCGCCACCGGACCGGTGGCCCTCGACGACCCCGGCAGCCCGCAGGGCGGCCGCGCCCCCCTGCACGGCCCGAAGGGCATGCCGGGCAACCCCGGGGCGCCGGCCCGGCCCGGCGCCGTCAAGCGGATCGACCGCACGACGATCATCAACAGGGCCAAGCTGTGGCTGGACGCGCGGGTTCCGTACAGCATGTCCGCGTACTGGTCGGACGGCTACCGGCAGGACTGCTCGGGCTACGTCTCCATGGCCTGGAACCTCGGCTCGAACGAGTGGACCGGCAGCCTCGACACGTTCGCCACCAAGATCACGAAGGAGGAGTTGCTGCCGGGGGACATGCTGCTCTTCCACAACCCGGCGGACCCCAACAACGGCTCGCACGTGGTCCTCTTCGGCGGATGGGTCGACGAGACGCGCACCCACTACGTCGCCTACGAGCAGACGCGCCCCACGACGCGGAAGCAGGCCACGCCCTACGGCTACTGGGCCAATGCGGCGAAGTACGTCCCCTACCGGTTCAACGGGGTGACCGGCGGCATCGTCCCGGAGGCCCCGGGCACCGTCCCCGCCCCCGAAGCGCCGGCGGCGGGCCCGAAACCCGGCGACCCCGCCAGGACCTTCCCGGGCGCGGACACGTTCGGCCCGGGCGCCGTCAACGACCACGTCGCCCAGCTGGGCCGGATGCTGATCGAGCGCGGTGCCTACCGCTTCTACCCCAAGGGGGTGGCCGACCGGACGTGGAGCGACCACGATCGGCTCGCCACCCAGGCCTTCCAGCGGGCGCAGGGCTGGACGGGCGCCGACGCCGACGGCGTGCCCGGCGCGCACACCTGGCGCCTGCTCGTCGACAAGCAGGGCAAGAACATCCCGCCGACGGTGGGCGCGGCGCCCGGCCCCGGCGGCGTACGGGCCTACCCCGGCGCCGCGGTGTTCCGCCCGGGGCAGTCGCACCCGGCCATCGAGGCCCTCGGCCGACAGTTGGTGAAGAAGGGCTTCGGCAGGTACTACACGTCCGGGCCGGGCCCCCGCTGGGGCGAGGCCGACCGCCGCAACGTCGAGGCCTTCCAGCGCGCGCAGGGCTGGCGCGGGGCCGCGGCCGACGGCTATCCGGGCCCGGAAACGTGGCGTCGGTTGTTCGCATGA
- a CDS encoding SPFH domain-containing protein, with protein sequence MFPTRTTSTTGTLRLPAAPEPAPTSFGWAATTPTLSLRAAPPPAAERAPSHTGDGPAAPPATGSVPPPAGEAVPGPVPVPAAASGAVSAEPPGESWPAPAASAAPVPTPSGPGEPWPVPVGHGSTAVPARPSVSAPAGSASSGPAPAAVAWPAVAPHGVPVPAGQAPPRAAEPSAVSARQPGPAAQTPQTPDGCGSAAVPGAVLAGVPAAQAPRAVPLGTYAVPPAVEQPVGPAPETASEPPAVPAPAGEAEPLAARAPHASSSQPAPRPADRVSGPLLPAPAAAPLAHGETAGVDDGSGRVPAPGPQAAEAAEAAARGRAEPEHTRAGSEGGRPDAGVPHPQCGEREESGAAPNSGVPGPGVAEIVARAVTRAMEEDSARDLPNAAAPHRGTAVTEVPLHLPFRAASTGLLPQRAPAAVARPVRPAPGRRVPRGDDQLREHRGPVLPGWVGVAVGGLALVGCTAVLWRAGAVPDAFAAAFGAAPRAYRGLRAADWPPLAFLGVVALVALGGLGRARTGHAWVLTLFGRYRGTVRRTGLTWVSPLLLRRRVDVRLRHWRSDPMPAVDSGGLALQVVVQVVWQVKDTARATLAVADHTGYLAEQVESAMARVLSQLPADAFHEDAPTLRDAEAVGDALTRMLAAETEAVGIEVFSAQPTRIEYAAEVAEAMRRRRVAAIDAKHRDTVLASVVDAVDDTVHRLTSRGLVELDDYERKALVKDLTVAFCTGRAD encoded by the coding sequence ATGTTTCCCACGCGCACCACCTCGACGACGGGCACCCTCCGCCTGCCGGCCGCGCCCGAGCCCGCCCCGACCTCCTTCGGTTGGGCCGCCACCACCCCGACCCTGTCCCTGCGGGCCGCACCCCCGCCGGCTGCGGAACGGGCTCCGTCCCACACCGGCGACGGGCCCGCCGCGCCGCCCGCCACCGGGTCCGTTCCGCCGCCGGCCGGTGAGGCCGTGCCCGGTCCCGTCCCGGTGCCCGCGGCCGCATCGGGTGCGGTGTCGGCGGAGCCGCCGGGGGAGTCCTGGCCCGCGCCCGCCGCATCGGCGGCGCCCGTTCCGACCCCGTCCGGGCCGGGGGAGCCGTGGCCCGTGCCCGTCGGGCACGGTTCGACGGCGGTGCCCGCCCGGCCCTCCGTATCGGCGCCGGCCGGGTCGGCCTCCTCCGGGCCGGCCCCCGCCGCCGTTGCGTGGCCCGCCGTCGCACCGCACGGGGTACCGGTTCCCGCCGGACAGGCCCCGCCCCGGGCTGCCGAGCCGTCTGCGGTGTCTGCCCGGCAGCCCGGGCCCGCCGCACAGACCCCGCAGACCCCGGACGGGTGCGGTTCCGCGGCCGTGCCGGGGGCGGTGCTCGCGGGGGTGCCCGCAGCGCAGGCCCCGCGGGCCGTACCGCTCGGCACGTACGCCGTGCCCCCGGCGGTGGAGCAGCCCGTGGGGCCCGCCCCGGAGACGGCCTCCGAGCCGCCCGCCGTTCCGGCGCCCGCCGGTGAGGCCGAGCCTCTGGCGGCGCGGGCGCCGCACGCGTCCTCGTCGCAGCCGGCGCCCCGCCCGGCGGACAGGGTTTCCGGACCCCTCCTCCCTGCTCCTGCGGCGGCTCCGCTCGCGCACGGCGAGACGGCCGGGGTGGACGACGGCTCCGGCCGCGTCCCGGCGCCGGGTCCGCAGGCGGCCGAGGCGGCCGAGGCCGCGGCGCGGGGGCGGGCCGAGCCCGAGCACACCCGGGCGGGCTCGGAGGGCGGACGGCCGGACGCCGGTGTCCCGCACCCGCAGTGCGGGGAGCGCGAGGAGTCCGGTGCCGCCCCGAACTCGGGCGTGCCCGGACCGGGCGTCGCCGAGATCGTCGCCCGGGCGGTGACGCGCGCCATGGAGGAGGACAGCGCCCGGGACCTCCCGAACGCCGCCGCCCCCCACCGCGGGACCGCCGTCACCGAGGTCCCGTTGCACCTCCCGTTCCGTGCCGCGTCGACCGGCCTCCTGCCCCAGCGCGCCCCCGCGGCGGTGGCCCGCCCCGTGCGCCCCGCCCCCGGCCGCCGGGTCCCCCGCGGCGACGACCAGCTCCGCGAGCACCGTGGCCCGGTGCTGCCCGGCTGGGTCGGCGTGGCCGTCGGCGGCCTCGCCCTCGTCGGCTGCACGGCGGTGCTCTGGCGGGCGGGGGCCGTCCCCGACGCCTTCGCGGCCGCGTTCGGGGCCGCCCCCCGCGCCTACCGCGGACTGCGTGCCGCCGACTGGCCGCCGCTGGCCTTCCTCGGCGTCGTGGCCCTCGTGGCGCTCGGCGGCCTCGGCCGGGCGCGTACCGGCCACGCCTGGGTGCTCACGCTCTTCGGCCGCTACCGCGGCACGGTCCGCCGAACCGGTCTGACCTGGGTCAGCCCTCTCCTGCTGCGCCGCCGGGTGGACGTACGCCTGCGCCACTGGCGCAGCGACCCGATGCCCGCCGTCGACTCCGGCGGACTGGCCCTCCAGGTGGTTGTCCAGGTCGTCTGGCAGGTCAAGGACACCGCCCGTGCCACGCTCGCCGTCGCGGACCACACCGGATACCTCGCCGAGCAGGTCGAGTCCGCCATGGCCCGCGTGCTCTCCCAGCTTCCGGCGGACGCCTTCCACGAGGACGCCCCGACCCTGCGCGACGCCGAGGCCGTCGGCGACGCGCTGACCCGGATGCTGGCGGCCGAGACCGAGGCGGTCGGGATCGAGGTGTTCTCGGCCCAGCCGACCCGGATCGAGTACGCGGCCGAGGTCGCCGAGGCCATGCGCCGCCGCCGGGTCGCGGCGATCGACGCCAAGCATCGGGACACGGTGCTGGCCTCGGTGGTGGACGCGGTGGACGACACCGTCCACCGGCTGACCTCGCGCGGACTCGTCGAGCTCGACGACTACGAGCGCAAGGCCCTGGTGAAGGACCTCACGGTCGCCTTCTGCACGGGACGCGCCGACTAG
- a CDS encoding lytic polysaccharide monooxygenase, translating into MRNVRVPGRAGVAALGLGLVAAVTLVGAPSASGHGYTDTPISRQKLCANRTVSDCGAIQWEPQSVEGFKGFPAAGPADGKICSGGLSQFAELDNPRGGAWPTTKVTSGQGYSFRWQFTANHSTTDIKYYVTKNGWTGTKALTRADLEPQPFLTVAYNGARPAMTTVHQGAMPSGKTGRHLILAVWTVNDTPMAFYACSDVQF; encoded by the coding sequence ATGCGTAACGTCCGCGTGCCCGGACGGGCCGGCGTCGCCGCGCTCGGTCTCGGCCTCGTTGCCGCAGTCACCCTCGTCGGCGCCCCCAGCGCCAGCGGTCACGGCTACACCGACACCCCCATCAGCCGCCAGAAGCTCTGTGCCAACAGGACGGTCTCCGACTGTGGTGCGATCCAGTGGGAGCCGCAGAGCGTCGAGGGCTTCAAGGGCTTCCCGGCCGCCGGCCCCGCCGACGGCAAGATCTGTTCCGGAGGCCTTTCGCAGTTCGCCGAGCTCGACAACCCGCGCGGCGGCGCCTGGCCCACCACCAAGGTGACCAGCGGTCAGGGCTATTCCTTCCGGTGGCAGTTCACTGCCAACCACTCCACCACCGACATCAAGTACTACGTCACCAAGAACGGCTGGACCGGCACCAAGGCCCTCACCCGCGCCGATCTCGAACCCCAGCCCTTCCTCACCGTCGCCTACAACGGCGCCCGCCCCGCGATGACCACCGTGCACCAGGGCGCCATGCCAAGCGGCAAGACGGGCCGGCACCTCATCCTGGCGGTCTGGACCGTCAACGACACCCCGATGGCCTTCTACGCCTGCTCGGACGTTCAGTTCTGA
- a CDS encoding AMP-binding protein — protein sequence MRTTTAPETVAELIARQWGDHRPGLKHAEGVLTHHRTAREAAARAALLVDLMPAEAEPHLGVLLDNTPEFPFWLGAAALAGAAVAGINPTRRGPELARDILHTECRLLITEPAHLPLLRGLDLPGVRVLITGTEEYEALLAPYAAAKPGDAALRTPGPDSRLLLYFTSGSTGAPKAAICSQGRLAAAGASLARSFSVGPADVHYVCMPLFHGNAVIADWLPALVGGAAVALRRRFSASAFLDDVRAYEATYFTYVGRAIQYLLATGPRPDDRVHRLRLGFGTEAGAVDAARFAERFGVRLVEGYGATEGGASIQRTPDTPPGALGRAGAGDDLAVIDPETGAECPPAVLDGGGRLLSGSAAIGELVNRGHSLFEGYWRNPEAEADRTRDGWYWTGDLFFRDAAGFLYFAGRTDDRLRVDSENLAAAVIENILARWPQAAAVAVYGVPDEVAGDQVMAALSLREGAEFSPDAFAAFLADQPDLGTKMLPRYVRVVPEMPVTATNKVHRVSLRRAGFRCADPVWHRSPAGGYTLLTPPELMALLARYAAQGRTDLLDREAGRR from the coding sequence ATGCGGACGACGACAGCACCCGAAACCGTCGCGGAGCTCATAGCGCGCCAATGGGGCGACCACCGGCCCGGGCTGAAGCACGCGGAAGGCGTCCTCACCCACCACCGGACCGCCCGCGAAGCCGCCGCACGCGCCGCGCTCCTCGTCGACCTCATGCCCGCGGAGGCCGAGCCGCACCTCGGGGTCCTGCTCGACAACACCCCCGAGTTCCCGTTCTGGCTCGGCGCGGCGGCCCTCGCCGGGGCCGCCGTCGCCGGGATCAACCCCACCCGGCGCGGCCCCGAGCTGGCCCGGGACATCCTGCACACCGAGTGCCGGCTCCTGATCACCGAGCCCGCCCACCTTCCCCTGCTGCGCGGCCTCGACCTGCCGGGCGTACGCGTCCTGATCACCGGCACCGAGGAGTACGAGGCCCTCCTCGCGCCCTACGCGGCCGCCAAGCCCGGCGACGCCGCACTGCGCACCCCCGGCCCGGACTCCCGCCTCCTCCTCTACTTCACCTCCGGCTCCACCGGCGCTCCCAAGGCCGCCATCTGCAGCCAGGGCCGGCTCGCCGCCGCCGGAGCCTCGCTGGCCCGCAGCTTCTCCGTCGGCCCGGCCGACGTCCACTACGTGTGCATGCCGCTCTTCCACGGCAACGCCGTCATCGCCGACTGGCTCCCGGCGCTCGTCGGCGGGGCCGCGGTGGCCCTGCGGCGGCGCTTCTCCGCCTCGGCGTTCCTGGACGACGTACGGGCGTACGAGGCCACCTACTTCACCTACGTCGGGCGGGCGATCCAGTACCTGCTGGCCACCGGGCCCCGCCCCGACGATCGTGTCCACCGCCTGCGGCTCGGCTTCGGCACCGAGGCCGGGGCGGTGGACGCGGCACGCTTCGCCGAGCGATTCGGCGTCCGCCTGGTGGAGGGCTACGGCGCCACCGAGGGCGGCGCCTCGATCCAGCGCACCCCGGACACCCCGCCGGGCGCCCTGGGGCGGGCGGGTGCGGGCGACGACCTGGCGGTCATCGACCCGGAGACGGGCGCGGAATGCCCTCCGGCCGTCCTGGACGGGGGCGGCCGCCTCCTCAGCGGCTCGGCCGCCATCGGGGAACTCGTCAACCGGGGCCACAGCCTGTTCGAGGGCTACTGGCGCAACCCCGAGGCGGAGGCCGACCGCACCCGCGACGGCTGGTACTGGACGGGCGACCTGTTCTTCCGCGACGCGGCGGGCTTCCTCTACTTCGCGGGCCGCACCGACGACCGGCTCCGCGTCGACAGCGAGAACCTCGCCGCAGCGGTGATCGAGAACATCCTGGCCCGCTGGCCGCAGGCAGCCGCGGTGGCCGTCTACGGGGTCCCGGACGAGGTCGCCGGCGACCAGGTGATGGCGGCCCTGTCCCTCCGGGAGGGGGCGGAGTTCTCCCCGGACGCCTTCGCCGCCTTCCTCGCCGACCAGCCGGATCTGGGCACGAAGATGCTTCCGCGCTATGTCCGCGTCGTCCCGGAGATGCCGGTCACCGCGACGAACAAGGTCCACCGGGTGTCCCTGCGCCGGGCGGGCTTCCGATGTGCCGACCCGGTCTGGCACCGGTCCCCCGCGGGGGGCTACACCCTCCTGACCCCGCCCGAGCTCATGGCCCTGCTGGCCCGGTACGCGGCGCAGGGCCGCACGGACCTCCTCGACCGCGAAGCGGGCCGCCGCTAA
- a CDS encoding IclR family transcriptional regulator gives MALKPEPTAPFHSVQYALRVLETIARHTGGVTDMQIARETGLPAVHLAPMLLMLRREGYVLQVADGAYAIGDSLVLLGSGTDRQQALTDNLQETLDRLRDSVGAAVYISRYVDGEVRITQFADSPRTPKVHEWVDFRSAAHASAVGKCLLTQLDLNGRRDHLSRHKIARLTSKTIVNERVLFSKLDAQPATVPMLDLQEYAVGTVCAAVPITAGASVGCLALSMPVEHAHRLRAAADTLNRKAAPLLLSLTL, from the coding sequence GTGGCGCTGAAGCCCGAGCCGACCGCGCCGTTCCACTCGGTGCAGTACGCACTGCGCGTACTCGAAACGATCGCACGGCACACCGGCGGTGTGACCGACATGCAGATCGCGCGTGAGACCGGCCTGCCCGCAGTCCATCTCGCCCCCATGCTGTTGATGCTGCGCCGGGAGGGATACGTCCTGCAGGTGGCGGACGGCGCGTACGCCATAGGGGACTCCCTCGTCCTGCTCGGGTCCGGCACCGACCGCCAGCAGGCCCTGACCGACAACCTCCAAGAGACCCTCGACCGGCTGCGCGATTCGGTCGGCGCGGCCGTCTACATCAGCCGGTACGTGGACGGCGAGGTCAGGATCACGCAGTTCGCGGACAGCCCTCGCACCCCGAAGGTCCACGAGTGGGTCGACTTCCGGTCGGCTGCGCACGCCAGCGCGGTCGGCAAGTGCCTGCTGACCCAGTTGGACCTGAACGGGCGGCGCGACCACCTGTCCCGACACAAGATCGCCCGGCTCACGTCGAAGACGATCGTGAACGAGCGGGTCCTCTTCTCCAAGCTGGACGCCCAGCCGGCCACCGTCCCGATGCTGGACCTGCAGGAGTACGCCGTGGGCACGGTCTGCGCGGCCGTCCCGATCACGGCGGGGGCCTCGGTCGGCTGCCTGGCGCTGTCGATGCCGGTCGAGCACGCGCACCGGCTGCGCGCCGCGGCCGACACCCTGAACCGGAAGGCCGCGCCGCTGCTGCTGTCGCTCACCCTCTAG